One segment of Hippopotamus amphibius kiboko isolate mHipAmp2 chromosome 2, mHipAmp2.hap2, whole genome shotgun sequence DNA contains the following:
- the TGFBR1 gene encoding TGF-beta receptor type-1 isoform X3, producing MCIAEIDLIPRDRPFVCAPSSKTGSVTTTYCCNQDHCNKIELPTVGPFPGKPSSGLGPVELAAVIAGPVCFVCISLMLMVYICHNRTVIHHRVPNEEDPSLDRPFISEGTTLKDLIYDMTTSGSGSGLPLLVQRTIARTIVLQESIGKGRFGEVWRGKWRGEEVAVKIFSSREERSWFREAEIYQTVMLRHENILGFIAADNKDNGTWTQLWLVSDYHEHGSLFDYLNRYTVTVEGMIKLALSTASGLAHLHMEIVGTQGKPAIAHRDLKSKNILVKKNGTCCIADLGLAVRHDSATDTIDIAPNHRVGTKRYMAPEVLDDSINMKHFESFKRADIYAMGLVFWEIARRCSIGGIHEDYQLPYYDLVPSDPSVEEMRKVVCEQKLRPNIPNRWQSCEALRVMAKIMRECWYANGAARLTALRIKKTLSQLSQQEGIKM from the exons ATGTGTATAGCTGAAATCGACCTAATTCCACGAGACAGGCCATTTGTATGTGCACCATCTTCAAAAACTGGGTCTGTTACAACAACGTATTGCTGTAATCAggaccactgcaataaaatagAACTCCCAACTGTTG GCCCTTTTCCAGGAAAGCCATCATCTGGCCTTGGTCCTGTTGAACTGGCAGCTGTCATTGCCGGACCAGTCTGCTTCGTCTGCATCTCACTCATGTTGATGGTGTATATCTGCCATAACCGCACTGTCATTCACCATCGAGTGCCAAATGAAGAGGATCCTTCATTAGATCGCCCTTTTATTTCAGAGGGCACTACGTTAAAAGATTTAATTTATGATATGACAACATCGGGTTCTGGATCAg gtTTACCATTGCTTGTTCAGAGAACAATTGCAAGAACTATTGTGTTACAAGAAAGTATTGGCAAAGGTCGTTTTGGAGAAGTTTGGCGAGGAAAATGGAGAGGAGAAGAAGTTGCTGTTAAAATATTCTCCTCTAGAGAAGAACGTTCATGGTTCCGTGAGGCAGAGATTTATCAGACCGTCATGTTACGTCATGAAAACATCTTGGGATTTATAGCAGCAGACAATAAAG ACAATGGTACATGGACTCAGCTCTGGTTGGTGTCAGATTATCATGAGCATGGATCCCTTTTTGACTATTTGAACAGATACACAGTTACTGTGGAAGGAATGATAAAACTTGCTCTGTCCACAGCAAGTGGACTCGCCCATCTTCACATGGAGATAGTTGGTACACAAG gaaaaccAGCCATTGCTCATAGAGATTTGAAATCAAAGAATATCTTGGTAAAGAAGAATGGAACTTGCTGTATTGCAGACTTGGGATTGGCAGTAAGACATGATTCGGCCACAGATACAATCGATATTGCTCCAAACCACAGAGTGGGAACAAAAAG GTACATGGCCCCTGAAGTTCTAGATGATTCCATAAATATGAAACACTTTGAATCCTTCAAACGTGCTGACATCTATGCAATGGGACTAGTATTCTGGGAAATAGCTCGACGATGTTCCATTGGTG GAATTCATGAAGATTACCAGCTGCCTTATTATGATCTTGTACCTTCTGATCCATCAgttgaagaaatgagaaaagttgTTTGTGAACAGAAGTTAAGGCCAAATATTCCAAACAGATGGCAGAGCTGTGAA